The following coding sequences are from one Anas acuta chromosome 15, bAnaAcu1.1, whole genome shotgun sequence window:
- the GRAP gene encoding GRB2-related adapter protein isoform X2: MESVALYNFQATEKDELPFRKGDTLKILNMEDDQNWYKAELYGCEGFVPKNYIKIKPHPWYAGRISRHLAEELLLKRKYLGAFLIRESESAPGEFSVSVNYGQHVQHFKVLRERNGKYFLWEEKFNSLNELVDFYRTTTIAKKQQIFLRDDDQSPEVRRPKFVQAQFDFSAHDSSQLPFYRGDIIEVLDCPDPNWWQGKIYGRVGLFPRNYVHPLRK, translated from the exons ATGGAGTCGGTGGCCCTGTACAACTTCCAGGCGACGGAGAAGGACGAGCTGCCCTTCCGGAAAGGGGACACGCTGAAG atCCTCAACATGGAAGATGACCAGAACTGGTACAAGGCTGAGCTGTACGGCTGCGAGGGCTTCGTCCCCAAAAACTACATCAAGATCAAGCCCCACCC GTGGTACGCGGGCAGGATCTCCCGGCACCTGGCGGAGGAGCTGCTCCTCAAGCGCAAATACCTGGGCGCCTTCCTCATCCGCGAGAGCGAGAGCGCCCCGGGGGAGTTCTCCGTCTCCGTCAA CTACGGGCAGCACGTCCAGCATTTCAAGGTGCTCCGGGAGCGCAACGGCAAGTATTTCCTCTGGGAGGAGAAGTTCAACTCCCTCAACGAGCTGGTGGACTTCTACAGGACCACCACCATCGCCAAGAAGCAGCAGATCTTCCTGCGGGACGACGACCAGAGCCCAGAG GTGAGGAGACCCAAATTCGTGCAAGCCCAGTTCGACTTCTCAGCCCACgacagctcccagctgccctTCTACCGCGGGGACATCATCGAGGTGCTGGACTGCCCCGACCCCAACTGGTGGCAGGGGAAGATTTACGGGCGCGTCGGCCTCTTCCCCCGCAACTACGTCCACCCCCTGCGCAAGTGA
- the GRAP gene encoding GRB2-related adapter protein isoform X1 has translation MVSRSNGCHSPPPRTGTRPPTLPSPPGDTGLAALGILNMEDDQNWYKAELYGCEGFVPKNYIKIKPHPWYAGRISRHLAEELLLKRKYLGAFLIRESESAPGEFSVSVNYGQHVQHFKVLRERNGKYFLWEEKFNSLNELVDFYRTTTIAKKQQIFLRDDDQSPEVRRPKFVQAQFDFSAHDSSQLPFYRGDIIEVLDCPDPNWWQGKIYGRVGLFPRNYVHPLRK, from the exons ATGGTGTCGCGCTCAAACGGGTGTCACAGCCCTCCTCCTCGCACCGGGACGCGTCCTCCCACGCTGCCATCGCCCCCGGGGGACACGGGACTGGCTGCTCTGGGG atCCTCAACATGGAAGATGACCAGAACTGGTACAAGGCTGAGCTGTACGGCTGCGAGGGCTTCGTCCCCAAAAACTACATCAAGATCAAGCCCCACCC GTGGTACGCGGGCAGGATCTCCCGGCACCTGGCGGAGGAGCTGCTCCTCAAGCGCAAATACCTGGGCGCCTTCCTCATCCGCGAGAGCGAGAGCGCCCCGGGGGAGTTCTCCGTCTCCGTCAA CTACGGGCAGCACGTCCAGCATTTCAAGGTGCTCCGGGAGCGCAACGGCAAGTATTTCCTCTGGGAGGAGAAGTTCAACTCCCTCAACGAGCTGGTGGACTTCTACAGGACCACCACCATCGCCAAGAAGCAGCAGATCTTCCTGCGGGACGACGACCAGAGCCCAGAG GTGAGGAGACCCAAATTCGTGCAAGCCCAGTTCGACTTCTCAGCCCACgacagctcccagctgccctTCTACCGCGGGGACATCATCGAGGTGCTGGACTGCCCCGACCCCAACTGGTGGCAGGGGAAGATTTACGGGCGCGTCGGCCTCTTCCCCCGCAACTACGTCCACCCCCTGCGCAAGTGA
- the GRAP gene encoding GRB2-related adapter protein isoform X3, with translation MEDDQNWYKAELYGCEGFVPKNYIKIKPHPWYAGRISRHLAEELLLKRKYLGAFLIRESESAPGEFSVSVNYGQHVQHFKVLRERNGKYFLWEEKFNSLNELVDFYRTTTIAKKQQIFLRDDDQSPEVRRPKFVQAQFDFSAHDSSQLPFYRGDIIEVLDCPDPNWWQGKIYGRVGLFPRNYVHPLRK, from the exons ATGGAAGATGACCAGAACTGGTACAAGGCTGAGCTGTACGGCTGCGAGGGCTTCGTCCCCAAAAACTACATCAAGATCAAGCCCCACCC GTGGTACGCGGGCAGGATCTCCCGGCACCTGGCGGAGGAGCTGCTCCTCAAGCGCAAATACCTGGGCGCCTTCCTCATCCGCGAGAGCGAGAGCGCCCCGGGGGAGTTCTCCGTCTCCGTCAA CTACGGGCAGCACGTCCAGCATTTCAAGGTGCTCCGGGAGCGCAACGGCAAGTATTTCCTCTGGGAGGAGAAGTTCAACTCCCTCAACGAGCTGGTGGACTTCTACAGGACCACCACCATCGCCAAGAAGCAGCAGATCTTCCTGCGGGACGACGACCAGAGCCCAGAG GTGAGGAGACCCAAATTCGTGCAAGCCCAGTTCGACTTCTCAGCCCACgacagctcccagctgccctTCTACCGCGGGGACATCATCGAGGTGCTGGACTGCCCCGACCCCAACTGGTGGCAGGGGAAGATTTACGGGCGCGTCGGCCTCTTCCCCCGCAACTACGTCCACCCCCTGCGCAAGTGA